In one Salvelinus fontinalis isolate EN_2023a unplaced genomic scaffold, ASM2944872v1 scaffold_0412, whole genome shotgun sequence genomic region, the following are encoded:
- the LOC129845965 gene encoding adhesive plaque matrix protein-like — MNLHFHIISTYLSYYLHLPLILSPPTSHIITTYLSYYLHLPLIISTYLSYYLHLPLILSLPTSHIISTYPSHYLHLPLILSPPTSHIISTYPSYYLHLPLILSPPTSHIISTYPSYYLHLPLILSPPTPHIISTYPSYYLHLPLILSPPTPNIISTYLSYYLPLPLILSPLTSHIISPYPSYYLHLPLILSPPTPHIISTYPSYYLHLSLILSPPTSHIISTYPLYYLHLPLILYPPTSHIISTYPLYYLHLPLILSPPTSHIISTYPSYYHHLPLILSCIYFPGISNDISECYQYCTIILLPSPPILGVLG; from the coding sequence ATGAATTTACACTTTCATATTATCTCCACCTACCTCTCATATTATCTTCACCTACCCCTCATATTATCTCCACCTACCTCTCATATTATCACCACCTACCTCTCATATTATCTCCACCTACCCCTCATTATCTCCACCTACCTCTCATATTATCTCCACCTACCTCTTATATTATCTCTACCTACCTCTCATATTATCTCCACCTACCCCTCACATTATCTCCACCTACCTCTCATATTATCTCCACCTACCTCTCATATTATCTCCACCTACCCCTCATATTATCTCCACCTACCTCTCATATTATCTCCACCTACCTCTCATATTATCTCCACCTACCCCTCATATTATCTCCACCTACCCCTCATATTATCTCCACCTACCCCTCATATTATCTCCACCTACCCCTCATATTATCTCCACCTACCTCTCATATTATCTCCCCCTACCCCTAATATTATCTCCACCTACCTCTCATATtatctccccctacctctcataTTATCTCCACTTACCTCTCATATTATCTCCCCCTACCCCTCATATTATCTCCACCTACCTCTCATATTATCTCCACCTACCCCTCATATTATCTCCACCTACCCCTCATATTATCTCCACCTATCCCTCATATTATCTCCACCTACCTCTCATATTATCTCCACCTACCccttatattatctccacctACCCCTCATATTATATCCACCTACCTCTCATATTATCTCCACGTACCccttatattatctccacctACCTCTCATATTATCTCCACCTACCTCTCATATTATCTCCACCTATCCCTCATATTATCATCACCTACCCCTCATATTAAGCTGCATCTATTTTCCAGGTATAAGTAATGACATTAGTGAATGTTACCAGTATTGTACAATTatcctcctcccatctccaccCATACTTGGGGTgttagggtag